In Polaribacter sp. L3A8, a genomic segment contains:
- a CDS encoding acyl-CoA thioesterase yields the protein MSFKVTFHTKWADFDPNRHMRHTAYNDYAAEVRVRYFREQNFSIEEFTKHNIGPILFTEETSFRKEIHLGENITVDFKLSGLSENNERWKITHHVFNEAGKLSAIIKVYGAWIDLTKRKLTVPPKEAQHLFDIAERSDAFEEIEL from the coding sequence ATGAGTTTTAAAGTTACATTTCACACAAAATGGGCAGATTTTGACCCAAACAGACACATGCGTCATACTGCATATAATGATTATGCTGCAGAAGTTAGAGTACGCTATTTTAGAGAACAAAATTTTTCTATAGAAGAGTTTACAAAACACAATATTGGTCCTATTTTATTTACGGAAGAAACTTCTTTTAGAAAAGAAATCCATTTAGGAGAAAACATTACTGTAGATTTTAAACTTTCTGGTTTATCAGAAAACAACGAACGTTGGAAAATTACACATCATGTTTTTAACGAAGCAGGGAAACTATCTGCCATTATAAAAGTATATGGAGCTTGGATAGATTTAACAAAAAGAAAACTAACCGTACCACCAAAAGAAGCCCAACACCTATTTGATATTGCAGAACGAAGTGACGCTTTTGAAGAAATAGAGCTTTAA
- a CDS encoding carboxy terminal-processing peptidase produces the protein MKTRYKITTFLLAMLLFANSFQATASNIDTNSDPEKDKILVYLLRNILTRSHFVVKDINDDFSEYVFNEFIDGLDPNKRYFTQEDIKEFSKFKYDIDNQLLKEDVSFYNLVYDRFSSKIKNAKSYYGDLLKQPFNFNKNETIDVDYEKVPFAKNENELIDYWRKQLKLSTLIRIQDKLEKQKAKVEKDKNFKTKKFGELEKEARLEVLKNMDDLYVRIEELEHEDWFSTFLNTVVGAFDPHTTYMAPSIKERFDQDMSGKLEGIGARLVKKGIYTEIFELVSGGPAWKEGSLEPGDIILEVAQGTEEPLDIVGMRLDDAIKFIKGKKGTEVKLTVKKKLDGSTKVISIIRDVVELEETFVKSSIVEKDGKKFGIIDLPKFYINFEEEDYRDSAKDMEQEIARLKGEGVTGLIVDLRNNGGGSLKTAIEISGLFINEGPIVQVKYRGENPIIKKDIDPKIQWDGAVVVLVNEFSASASEIFAAAMQDYKRAVIMGGNQTYGKGTVQSVLPINQFTKYDKDLGALKMTIQKFYRINGGSTQIEGVYSDIAMPDRYSYMKFGERDLKGALGWDKVKQAEYVQTSSYQNFSDVIYNSKQRIATDSKFKLINEYAKWLKKKQDDTSYTLNYKLFEKENVANEKDAEKFKAVFDYKSDLNFTSPEYEQSLFKKDTVLADKRLAWHKNLSKDVYVFEALNVLSELKLNPNNKLVKH, from the coding sequence ATGAAAACAAGATATAAAATCACCACATTTTTATTAGCAATGTTGCTATTTGCAAATAGCTTTCAGGCTACTGCATCAAATATAGACACGAATTCAGATCCTGAAAAAGATAAAATTTTAGTATATCTTTTAAGAAACATTCTTACCAGAAGTCATTTTGTTGTAAAAGACATAAATGACGATTTTTCTGAGTATGTTTTTAATGAATTTATTGATGGTTTAGACCCTAATAAAAGATATTTTACACAAGAAGATATTAAAGAGTTTTCTAAATTTAAATATGATATTGATAATCAATTATTAAAAGAAGATGTCTCTTTTTATAACTTGGTGTACGATCGGTTTTCTAGCAAAATTAAAAATGCAAAATCATATTATGGAGATCTATTAAAACAACCTTTCAATTTTAATAAAAATGAAACCATTGATGTAGATTATGAAAAAGTTCCGTTTGCTAAAAATGAAAACGAACTAATTGATTACTGGCGCAAACAATTAAAATTAAGCACTCTAATTAGAATTCAAGATAAATTAGAAAAACAAAAAGCAAAGGTAGAAAAGGATAAAAATTTTAAAACTAAAAAATTTGGTGAACTAGAAAAAGAAGCACGTTTAGAAGTTCTTAAAAACATGGACGATTTGTATGTTAGAATTGAAGAATTAGAACATGAAGATTGGTTTTCTACTTTTTTAAACACAGTAGTTGGCGCTTTTGACCCACATACAACTTATATGGCACCAAGTATAAAAGAACGTTTTGACCAAGATATGTCTGGTAAATTAGAAGGAATTGGAGCACGTTTGGTTAAAAAAGGAATTTATACCGAAATTTTTGAATTAGTCTCTGGAGGTCCGGCATGGAAAGAAGGTAGTTTAGAACCTGGTGATATTATTTTAGAAGTTGCACAAGGAACTGAAGAACCATTAGATATTGTGGGCATGCGTTTAGATGATGCTATTAAGTTTATTAAAGGAAAAAAAGGGACCGAGGTTAAATTAACGGTTAAGAAAAAATTAGACGGCTCTACCAAAGTAATTTCTATTATTAGAGATGTTGTAGAACTAGAGGAAACTTTTGTAAAATCTAGTATTGTAGAAAAGGATGGTAAAAAATTCGGAATTATAGATCTACCAAAATTCTATATAAATTTTGAAGAAGAAGACTATAGAGACTCTGCAAAAGACATGGAGCAAGAAATTGCAAGATTAAAAGGAGAAGGAGTTACTGGTTTAATTGTAGATTTAAGAAATAATGGTGGTGGTTCACTTAAAACAGCTATAGAAATTAGCGGTTTATTTATTAATGAAGGCCCTATTGTACAAGTAAAATACCGAGGTGAAAACCCTATTATTAAAAAAGATATCGACCCTAAGATTCAATGGGATGGAGCAGTTGTTGTTTTAGTAAATGAATTTTCTGCTTCTGCATCAGAAATTTTTGCTGCAGCAATGCAAGATTATAAAAGAGCGGTAATTATGGGAGGAAACCAAACCTATGGTAAAGGAACAGTGCAAAGTGTATTACCTATTAACCAATTTACCAAGTATGATAAAGATTTAGGCGCTTTAAAAATGACCATTCAAAAATTCTACAGAATTAATGGTGGCTCTACTCAAATAGAAGGGGTATATTCTGATATTGCAATGCCAGACAGATATAGTTACATGAAGTTTGGTGAAAGAGATTTAAAGGGCGCATTAGGTTGGGATAAAGTAAAACAAGCAGAGTATGTGCAAACAAGTTCTTATCAAAATTTTTCTGATGTAATTTATAATAGCAAACAAAGAATTGCAACAGACTCTAAATTTAAATTGATCAATGAATATGCAAAATGGTTAAAAAAGAAACAAGATGATACCTCTTATACTCTAAACTATAAATTGTTCGAAAAAGAAAATGTAGCGAATGAAAAAGATGCTGAAAAATTTAAAGCAGTTTTTGATTATAAATCGGATTTAAACTTTACTTCTCCAGAATATGAACAATCTCTATTTAAAAAAGATACTGTTTTAGCCGATAAAAGATTGGCATGGCATAAAAATTTATCTAAAGACGTATATGTTTTTGAAGCTTTAAATGTTTTAAGCGAATTAAAATTGAACCCGAATAATAAATTAGTAAAACACTAA
- the surE gene encoding 5'/3'-nucleotidase SurE gives MQDKPLILITNDDGITAPGLRALIGIMNKIGEVVVVAPDSPQSGMGHAITVDNVLTCNAITIDDGPQLEYTCSGTPADCVKMAVNEILNRKPDLCVSGINHGSNSSISVIYSGTMSAAIEAGIEGIPAIGFSLLDFKWHADFKQSEEFIKNITLNALLNGIPEGIVLNVNIPKLKKEEIKGVKICRQANGYWREIFDKRRNPMGKEYYWLSGEFVNKDKGEDTDIFALESGYISVVPVQFDMTAHHMIQKLNSWEL, from the coding sequence ATGCAAGACAAGCCTTTAATTTTAATTACAAATGATGATGGTATTACAGCTCCTGGTTTAAGAGCTTTAATTGGCATAATGAATAAAATTGGTGAAGTAGTTGTTGTTGCGCCAGATAGCCCACAAAGTGGGATGGGACATGCTATAACAGTAGATAATGTGTTAACCTGTAATGCCATAACAATTGATGATGGGCCACAGTTAGAATATACGTGTTCTGGTACACCTGCAGATTGTGTAAAAATGGCTGTCAATGAAATTTTAAATAGAAAACCAGATTTATGTGTTTCTGGTATTAATCATGGATCTAATTCATCGATTAGTGTTATTTATTCTGGTACCATGAGTGCTGCAATAGAAGCAGGAATAGAAGGTATACCTGCAATAGGTTTTTCTTTATTAGATTTTAAATGGCATGCAGACTTTAAACAATCAGAAGAATTTATAAAAAATATTACATTAAATGCTTTGTTAAACGGTATTCCCGAAGGCATTGTTTTAAATGTAAATATTCCTAAGTTAAAAAAGGAAGAAATAAAAGGGGTTAAAATTTGTAGACAAGCAAATGGATATTGGAGAGAAATTTTTGATAAACGTAGAAACCCAATGGGTAAAGAGTATTACTGGCTTTCTGGTGAATTTGTAAATAAAGATAAAGGAGAAGATACAGATATTTTTGCGTTAGAAAGTGGTTATATTTCTGTAGTTCCTGTTCAGTTTGATATGACTGCGCATCACATGATTCAAAAATTAAATTCATGGGAACTGTAA